Proteins co-encoded in one Glandiceps talaboti chromosome 22, keGlaTala1.1, whole genome shotgun sequence genomic window:
- the LOC144452491 gene encoding uncharacterized protein LOC144452491, protein MCLCLTFILLETAKQIVIYGSKQYNGGKYPLSLSTIVALSELTKLIVCASIYGYSGNIKSFELSWKFAIPSLLYGMNNNLFLYALHYTPPPLWNVLIQSRVLMTALVYRIVFKRVIPPLRWLALLLLIFGIALAEISGSSTGHSIQETTMRLYLRALILSIVSAVLSTAASVYTEYLFKNNDRPFMEQQVQLYLFGFSMTSIWALYVTKGHPFQVSGHLSIGVIWLLIAAVIFGGCGGLVVAGIIKLIDNITKIYSSIIAILVTAFICAGLFPRNFTINIMYLGSIVVILVSSVLYERAKPKKRTISVMDVRENKTVVTSQPEIS, encoded by the exons ATGTGCCTTTGTTTGACGTTTATACTTCTAGAAACTGCCAAACAGATAGTCATATATGGTAGTAAACAATACAACGGAGGCAAATATCCACTTTCACTATCAACAATAGTTGCTCTTTCAGAACTTACAAAGCTAATTGTGTGTGCTTCAATATATGGATATTCTGGGAATATCAAATCCTTTGAGTTATCCTGGAAGTTCGCAATTCCGTCTCTTCTGTATGGAATGAATAACAATTTGTTTCTGTACGCACTTCACTATACACCACCACCGTTATGGAACGTTCTTATACAGTCTCGAGTCCTTATGACAGCATTAGTGTATCGTATAGTCTTCAAACGAGTGATTCCACCTCTACGATGGTTAGCCTTACTGTTACTGATATTTGGAATTGCCCTTGCAGAAATCTCAGGCTCATCAACTGGTCATTCTATCCAAGAAACAACAATGCGTCTTTATTTACGAGCACTTATCTTGAGCATCGTCAGTGCTGTACTGTCAACTGCTGCATCAGTTTATACTGAG TATCTCTTCAAAAATAATGACAGGCCATTCATGGAGCAACAAGTCCAGCTGTATTTGTTTGGTTTTAGTATGACCAGTATATGGGCGTTGTATGTTACCAAAGGACACCCATTTCAAGTCAGTGGTCATCTGTCCATTGGTGTTATTTGGTTGCTGATTGCTGCTGTTATCTTTGGAGGATGTGGAGGCCTGGTTGTTGCAGGGATCATCAAACTTATCGATAACATCACAAAGATTTACTCCTCCATTATTGCAATCCTGGTAACTGCTTTCATTTGTGCGGGTCTCTTTCCTCGTAATTTTACCATAAATATAATGTATCTGGGTTCCATAGTAGTCATTCTTGTGTCTTCTGTTTTGTATGAGAGGGCAAAGCCAAAGAAGAGAACTATTTCAGTCATGGATGTGAGAGAAAATAAAACTGTAGTTACATCACAACCTGAAATATCATAA